TATAAAATCCCTTATACCATTCAACAAAATTTTTAATACCTTCTTTCACATCGGTATAAGGTTTATAACCAAGATCTTTTTCAAGGTCGGTAGTATCCGCCCAAGTGCTCGGTACGTCACCGGGCTGCATCGGAAGAAGGTTCTTTTTAGCTTCTTTCCCGAGAGATTCTTCTATCGCTTCTATAAAATCCATAAGTTTAACAGGGCTTCCGTTTCCGATATTATAAACCTTATAAGGAGCTATACTCTCACTGGCTCTTCCGTCCCACTCAGGGTTTGATTTAGGAGGATTATCAATCACTCTTACCACACCTTCGATAATATCGTCAATATAAGTAAAGTCTCTTTGCATTTCTCCATAGTTATATACATCAATCGGTTTATCTTCAAGTATGTTTTTTACAAACTTAAACAATGCCATATCTGGTCTTCCCCAAGGTCCGTAAACTGTAAAAAATCTAAGCCCTGTAGTCGGAATATTATAAAGATACGAATATGTATGGCTCATAAGCTCATCCGCTTTTTTTGTTGCCGCATAAAGGCTTATCGGATGGTCTACATTGTCATCAGTTGAAAACGGCTGCTTTTTATTAAGTCCATATACACTTGAAGAACTTGCGTAGCTTAACGCTTTTACATCATTATGCCTTACGGCTTCTAAGATATTCATATGCCCTACTATATTGCTTTGTATATATGCGTCAGGATTTTCAAGTGAATATCTGACTCCTGCCTGAGCGGCAAGATGACATACTTTATCGAACTTTTCTTCTTTAAAAAGTTTATCTATACCGGCCTTATCTTCAAGATTTAGTTTTATAAATCTGTAATTGGTGTATTTATTACTGGTTATTAGTTTATTGTATTCTATTTCTTCTCTTTTTATTCCTGTCTCTTCCAGTCTGCCGTATTTGAGGTTTACGTCGTAATAGTCGTTGATATTATCAAGTCCGATTACTTCATCACCTCTTTCAATTAGTCTTTTTGCCAAATGAAAGCCTATAAATCCTGCTGTTCCTGTGATGAGAATTTTCATATTTTAATACCTTTTAACGCTTCTTTTTCTATTAAATTATTAAAATCTTTATGTATGACAATATCTACATTTCTAAAAAGAGCATCTTTTAAATTGATTTTCGCTTTTATTCGTTTTTCATAAATGTTTTCATAATTTTGAGGAATTACAAATATATCAACATCTCCGCCTTTTTTACTCAAATCAGTTCTGCTTCCGAATATATAAATATCACTTTTACCAAAAATTTTATTAATCATATTTTTGATAATTTTAATTTCTTCCGGATTTAACCTGATTTGCGTATTCATATTTTTCCTCAACTTTTTTAACTATTTTCTCAAATATTTCTATACTGTCTAACATTTCATTTATCGCATTAACTACAGACTCAATTTCCTCAGAATAATCGTGAGATAAAGAATTTCTGATTTCTCTTAATTTCTTCCATTCATAAATGCTGTTGATTATCCCTTCTTTTTCTATATATTGCAAAATATCTATATAACTTTTATCAGTTAAATCATATTCCAGTTTTTCCAATATTTCTTTAAATACTTTTTCACCCAGTAAAGACTGGATTTTACTAAATCTGTAAGCAAGGGTATCAAGGGATTTTATATCATACGACTTGATATCCTCATACTTAGACACATCAATGTTTCCATATTTTTCATTAAATTCATCTCTGATATTTTTCAAAATTTCAAGACTATCATTTAATACTTTTATATGAAATTCTATCACTAATTATCCTTTTTCTTTATCAATCTCTTGAATAGATATCTCTCGTATAGACTTTATCTTTTACTCTTTGAAGATTTTCATCAATTCTATTCGCAAGTATTACATCTGATTTTTTAGCAAACTCTTCAAAATCACTCACAAACTCTACACCTTCAACCTCATCTCCTTTTGCCATCGGTTCATAAACTACAAGCTTCACAAAAGGTTTTAGCATTTCCATTACGTCAAATATTGCACTGCTTCTGAAATTATCGCTTCCGGCTTTCATTATGAGTCTGTATACTCCTACAGTGCCTGTTGATGGTTGATTGTTAATTGTTGATAGTTTGTCAAGGACTCTTTTAGCTATAAACTCTTTTCTTGTTGTGTTTGAATCAACTATTGCTTCCATTAGTTTTTGAGGAATGTTTTCTATTGTATAGTTTGCTAATAATTGCTTAGTATCTTTAGGCAGACAGTATCCTCCGTATCCGAAGCTCGGATTATTGTAATGATTACCGATTCTTGGGTCCAGGCATACGCCTTCGATTATATCTTTGGTATTAAGACCTTTCATTTCAGCAAAAGTATCAAGCTCGTTAAAAAATGAAACCCTCATAGCGAGGTACGTATTTGCAAACAGTTTAACCGCTTCCGCTTCCGTGTTATTTGTAAACAAAAGAGGAATTGTTTCTTTAAACGCTCCGTCTCTTAGTAAATTCGCAAAAATTTCCGCTCTTGTTGATTTTTCACCTACAATTATCCTGCTTGGATAAAGGCTGTCAAATAGTGCTTTTCCTTCTCTTAAAAATTCAGGAACAAAAAATATATTTTTATAATTGAATTCTTTTTTTATTCTTTCAGTATATCCGATTGGATAGTAGAACGGATAACAATTGTAGCTTTCGGATTGATTTCGATTACGTCTTTTATTACGCTTTCAATTGATTTGGTATTAAAATAATTGGTTACCGGATCATAATCTGTCGGCGTAGCTACAACAACATATTCTGCTCCCTCATAAGCTTCTTTTTTATTAGTCGTTGCTTTAAGATTCAAATTTTTAGTTTGGAAAAACTCAGTAATTTCCTTATCTTCGATTGGTGAAATTCTTTTATTTATCATTTCCACTTTTTCAGGAATAATATCAAGTGCCACTACTTCATTATTCTGTGCTAAAAGCACTGCATTGCTAAGTCCTACGTATCCTGTTCCTGCTATTGCTATTTTCAATGTAAATCCTTTGTGTTAAAGTTGTTAGGGTTGTTTTGGTTAGTTAAGTTATTATGGTTTTTAGAGTTGTTTTTTAAAAATTTGATAAATGAATTTATCATATAACTTATTTCTGAAAGTTTGTTTTCAATATTTGCATATTCTTGATGTTTTATATATCCCAATTCTTTAGATAATAACATTAAATATTTAACCTCTTCTAATGAACCTCTTGATATGTAAACAAACCTTAAAAAATCCTTATTTGAATTTCTTGAATGCCCTTCTACAATATTTATCGGAACAGAAACTACTGCTCTTTTTAATTGGGATATTATTCCATATTCCTCTGTTTTTGGAAAATTATTTAATATTCTATATATTTCTAAAACTAACTGATGACTATTTTGCCAAATTTTTAAATCTTTCCAGTTTCTCAAAAAAATCCTTTTTTAAAATAATTTTTTGCAACTACCATAATTTACCATAATTAATCTTAACTAACCTTATAAAGATAATAACTTTCCAACTTTTTAAAAACTTCAACTAACTTTAATAACTTTAACCAACTTCATTTAACTTCTATCTCATCTTTTATTTTTTCAAATGTTTTAACGCCTATGCCTTTTACTTTCATAATGTCTTCTATTTTTTGAAACGGATGTTTTTTACGGTATTCCATAATAGCTAAGGCTTTTGTATGACCTATACCTTTTAAAGAGTGTAATTCTTGCATTGTTGCCGTATTGATATTGATTTTTGCAAATAAACTTATTACAAATAAAAACAAAATTAAAAACTTTTTCATCCCCCACCCCTTTTTTAAAATTATATCAAATTAGTTTCTTCTCCCACTCATATGCCGTTTTGCATATAGTTTCCAAATCATCGTATTTTGGCTGCCATTTCATTTTTTCTTTTATTTTCGAACTGTCCGCTATAAGCATAGCAGGATCACCTGCTCTTCTTGGTGCTGTTTCAACTTTAAAATCGACACCGCTTACTTTTTTAACTGTATCTATTACTTCTTTAACGCTTGCGCCTTTTCCGTATCCGATATTAAAAACATCACTTTCATTCTCATCAAGATAATCAACCGCTTTAATATGTGCATCCGCCAGATCCATTACATGGATGTAATCCCTTATACACGTTCCGTCAGGCGTAGGATAATCCGTACCGAATATATACATTCCGTCTCTTTTCCCTACAGCACATTCACTTGCAACTTTAATCAGATGCGTTGCGTTTTTCGTTTTTTGTCCTATACTGAGATCCGGCGCTGCACCAGCAACATTAAAATATCTGAAAATCACATATTTAAATTGAGAATTTGCTTTTGCCGTATCCTGAATTATTTTTTCACTGAACAGTTTGCTCTGACCATAAGGATTTATAGGATTTGCAGGAAAATCTTCTTTTATTCCGCTTCCGATTTCACTGATATCCGGCTCTCCGTACACCGCTGCCGTAGAAGAAAAAATAAATTTATTTACTCCGTATTCATTGGCAAGTTTTACAAGATTTGCAGTATTTGCAGTATTATTCAAATAATATTTAAGAGGTTTCTCCACACTTTCGGGCACAATCAAACTTGCCGCAAAATGGATTATGGCATCAAATTTGTTGGCTTTAAATATTTTTTCAATTTCATTCCATTTACTCAAATCAGCTTTTATAAAATCAAAATTTCTTATTTTTTTAAGCTCCCCAATGGTAGATTCAAACCCTGTCACCAAACTGTCTATAACAGTAACGCTGTAACTTGTATTTTCTAATAGAAGCTTAACTACATGGCTACCGATATACCCCGCCCCGCCTGTTACTAAAATATTCAATTAAGTTCCTTTATCATTATTAAAATATTGTTTTTTTTATCTTTAAATAAAATTTTCTTTTTTTCTTTTTTACAATAAAATCCGTCGATACATTCTTTGCTCAAAATTTTATCAAAAAAGTCGACAGGATAGCCTTGCGGCATGTATTCTTTAATAAATTTCTCTTTATCCATGCATTTTCCGTTCATACAAATATACGAATTTTTTAGAGTTATTTCAACCGGTGCGTTTGCCGCTTTGTAAATTATAAGTTTTTTATACCCGAAACCTTTTTCCAAAAATCCCTGATCTGCCACTTTGAATTTCGGAGTTTTTATAACTGCGTATATAGGAGTGGTTTTTGTACTACAACCGGCTACAAGAATGTAAAGTGTAAAGTATAAAGTGAAAAGTGTGACTTTTTTTACAATCCTCAATTCTCAATTCTCCATTCTCAATTTTATCTTATTCTTTTAATTTTATTTTTTGATAATTTAAAAATAGATGAAGGTTCTCCCTCAAACAATCCCCTTTTATCTTCCACAATAATATCCGCCTGTTCCCTTGCCCATACCTCATCAAAACGTTTTTTGTGTAGATTTGCGGAAGTTGAATACATCCATTTGAATTTTTTTAAAAATTCCAAATGTCTTTCATCCTTTACCACCCTGTAACTCTCTCCGTTTGGAAAAATAAACGTGGTTTTTTTTGCTCTTCTTAGCATTTTTTTATACTTGCCCGGAACTCTTACGAATCTTTTAAGTGTTTCCAAACTGTCAACTTCTCTTAATACCGGCTGGTTTAAGGGGCGGTTTTTTATTTTATTGAGTTTCTTTTTATCTTGTGACAAAAACCCGACTGTTGTATCTGTCTGAGTTAAATAAACTTTATTCGGATTCACCGTTTTTCCTTAGTAATATTGCTATTTCGTCCAAATCTCTTGACTCTTTTAGTTTTTTTTCTTTTATCATTTTTTTAATCTCTTCAGCCTGGAGGTATTTCATTTTTTCATAATCTATATTCGCTTTTTTAAGCTCTTCAAGAAGTTCTTTTTTGCGGCTCTCTAAAACCATAATCTGATTTTTAAGGTTTTGAATTTCATCTCTTATAATATGCTGCTGGTGTTTGATTTGATTAAGAAGTGCGAAGTTTCCTTCTTTTGGAAAAGTAAAGGAAAGAAGAGTTTTTGTAAGCTCTTCGATTTTGGTGTTTAAATTTTGAATAGAAACGTTTATTTTTTGAAGATTTCTTTCAATAGCATCGACTTTTTGTTTTTTTACTTTTACGACGCTATCAAACTTTGTTTTCATCTAATTACCGTTGCGTTTCTTTCCGCTCCGGTTGAGACGTATTTGATTTTGGTTCCTATTTTTTCTTCTATAAATTCAATATATTTTTGCGCATTTTTCGGTAAATCTTCCCATTTAGTCACGTGTACACTGCCGTCCCATCCGTCAAGCTCAACGTATACAGGTTTTACATCGTCAAGCTCACTTGGGAAATAGTCTATTTTTTCTCCGTCAATTTCATACCCTACGCACACTTTCACTTTATCAAATCCGTCTAACACGTCAAGCTTCATAACAGCAACCTCGTCACATCCGTTAAGAGTTACCGCATATCTTGCAGCAACCACGTCAAACCATCCGCATCTTCGAGGTCTTCCTGTAGTTGTACCGTACTCTCCGCCCTGCTCTCTTATTTTATCGCCTGCTTTACCATCATCTTCCGTAGGGAAAGGTCCGTTTCCGACTCTTGTAGCGTATGCTTTTGCTATTCCTATTACTTTATTCAGGTTTTTAGGTGCTATCCCACTGCCTGTAAGCGCCCCGCTTGCGATTGTATTCGAGCTTGTAACATAAGGATATGTTCCGTGGTCTATATCAAGAAGCGTAGCCTGAGCACCTTCAAGAAGCATGTTTTTATCCATATTGTCCCAAAGATACTGGGTAGTGTTTGTAATTAAACTCCCTAATTCTTGCTTATATTCTTTAAGCTCTTCTTCAAGTTTGGAAATACTTGGAATTTCTATTCCCAGATAATCAAAATACCCTTTATTCATTTCATAATAATGTACAAGTTTTTCAATAAGTTTAGGAATGTTTCTAAGCTCTCCCATTCTTACGCCGACTCTTGCAATCTTATCGGCATACGCGGGACCGATACCTCTTCCTGTTGTTCCTATTGCGTTTTTGCCTCTTAATTTTTCTCTTGCCTGATCTATTGCAATATGATGGTCGAGTATCATATGAGCTTTGTCAGAAATTAAAAGTTTTTCTTTTATATTGTGTTCAAAACTTCTGATTTCTTTAATAAGCTGTTTAGGATATACAACAACCCCGTTTCCGATTACGTTTGTGGCGTTTGGATTGAGCACACCGCTCGGAAGAAGGTGAAGTGCATATTTTTTACCGTCCACCACCACGGTATGGCCGGCGTTGTGTCCACCCTGGCTTCTGATTACTATATCATAGTTTTTTGCCACCAAATCAACAATTTTCCCTTTTCCTTCATCTCCCCATTGAAGTCCGACTATCAAATCAACCATTAATATCCTTTAATAAATTATCCGTATATATTGAAAATCCAACGCTTCTTTCACCCTCTACCACGTATTCCCCGCCTTTTGCATAAATGGTGTTATCTTTTAAAAATCTGTAAAAAACACCTGTGTAATATCTTAAATTCGCTACATACAACGGTGCAATTATAGCATTTTCATGTTTTTCGGCCACACTTTTAAGCTCTTTTAAATAAGCGGCTATTTCCTCAGGAAACACTTCTAAATTATTCAGATCTTCCAATTTATGAATTGAAACGAGTTTGTTTAGCCATTCTTCTTTAAATTTATAAAGTCTCATCTTTTTAATATCTTCTATATCAAGTCCCGTAAGTTCCGCCACTTTTTGAGGTATTTTTATGTGTGAGAGCTGAAGTGTGTAATCTTTTGAGAGTCTCTCAAAAATAAGCTTGTTGACTTTTAATATCTCAACCAAATCACCGCCTAAACTCTCAGCCCCTATTTGATACATTTCATTACTCGGCGCTCTGAATACCGGCTGAATGTAAAACCATTTTTTAGCTTCGCTTTTAAGTCTTTTGATAACAAGTCTGATAACGTCAATAGAACTGTCACCTCTCAGTGCCAAAGACCTGTTTTTTTCATCCGTAAATCTTATAAGCTCCTTTTCATCCAGCGCCTCTAACTGATGATAAGAAAAAAACGGACTAACAATTTCTTCAAATTCGAGTATTTCAAAAACTTCCGCCGCAATGTTTTCTATTTCTCTTTTTATTTTAGCTTCTTTACCGAAATATAATTTCGCCCCCTGAGGTATGTCGTGTTTTAATATCATTATTTCTCTTTACTGTATATTTTTACTGCCGTAGCGTCATACTTTCTGATTCCGAGCTCTTCAAGCGCCAATTCTAAAGAATTTAATATATATGCCATTTTATTATCCTCTATAATCCCCATGTTATTGATTCTGAAAAGTTTGCCTTTCATATGGTCCTGACCGCCCGCTACGTTGATTTCGTATTTGTTTTTCAGTATTTTTCTTATTTCCTCAGCTTTTTCGCTGTAAACTGCAGCCATTGATCTTGCCGGGTTTTGAGGGAATATACTAAGTCCTATCGCTTCAATTGCCGCAAGCATTGCATTGTGTCTTTTCGCGGTATTTTCATAGTGTCTCTCAAGCCCGATGTCTTCAAGTTTTTTCAGTACTTCGTTTAATGCGATTATAAGCCCCGTTGCCGGAGTAAAGGCTGTCGTTCCTTCGCTTTGTTTTTTAATTTCGTTTGCGAGATTAAAATAAAACCCTCTGCCGCTTCCGATTCTCTCAACCGCAGCATCGCTAAGTCCAAGCATTGAAAGGCCCGGAGGCAGCATAAATGCTTTTTGGCTTCCTCCCACTACGATATCGATATTACTTGTATCCAAATCTTCCACACCAAGAGCTGTAATTCCGTCAGCCACCACGATAATGTCAGGATTTATAAGTTTTATTTCTGCGGCAATTTCTTCCACAGGATGTCTAAGTCCTCCCGCACTCTCACTAATCTGAATAAAAAACGTATCAATTGAATCATCTTCTTTAATGGCCGCAATAACATCATCAACAAGTGCCGGAGTATCCCAGTCGTATTTGATTTCACTAAATTCTATACCGTGGGCTTTACATATTTTACCCCATCTTTCACCGAACTTCCCGGCGTTTACAGTTAATGCTTTATTTTTTACGGTATTAATTACAGCCGCTTCCATTGCACCCGTTCCGGAAGAGCTTAAAAACACATTGTAAGGCAGTTTAGTAATGTTTTTGAATCTGTTTAAAGTATCAAGCAGAATCTCCTTAAATTCAGGAGTTCTGTGATGAATTGTATCTCTAAGATAAGTCTCCCTTACAAAATAAGGGATTTCAACAGGTCCCGGAGTTGCCAATATCATTTTTCAATCCTTTCTACAATCGCATCTACGTCAAATCCGAAATGTTTATATACATCACCGCCTTTACCGCTTGCACCGAATGTATTCATTCCTATTACCTCATCGGCGTATTTATACCATTCAAATGCTCTGTTTGCTTCTATTGCGATTACTCTGCCTTTGAAAAGAGACGATTTAAATTCTTCATCCTGCTCGTCAAACAAGTCAAAACAAGGAACACTTACAACTCTCGCATCAAGTCTTTTTGCAACATCTACAGCCAGATTAACTTCGCTTCCGCTTGCTACAAGTGTAATATCGCTGTTTCCTTCTCTTAAAATATATGCACCCTTGCTTAAATCCGCGTCTTTAGGACTTATGTTTCTAAGCCCCTGTCTGCTTAACGCAAATACTACAGGAGCATCGATATCAAGTGCCGCTTTCCATGCGTTTACATTTTCATTGGCGTCTGCAGGTCTGAATACGTATAGATTCGGAATTGCTCTTAAAGAAGTAATATGTTCAACCGGCTGATGAGTAGGGCCGTCTTCACCTACTACGATACTGTCGTGAGTAAAAATCCAGTAGTTTTTATGGCTGCTAAGCGCCGCAATTCTAAGAGCGCCTCTTAAATAATCACTAAACACCAAAAATGTAGCGGCATACGGTAAAAATCCGTATGCGCTGAATGCGTTGTTAATTGCCGCCATTGCATGTTCTCTGATTCCGTAATGCAGGTTTCTTCCGTGTGGGAAATCATCTTCATCTTTAAGAATCGTATTATTTGACGGTGCCAAATCCGCACTTCCACCGAGGAAACTCGGAACCGCTTTAGCTATGGCATTAAGAATTTCACCGTTGCTTTTTCTTGTAGCGATACTTGCGCCTTCTTCAAATTCAGGCCATTTGATTTTACTGAAGTCTTTTTCAAAAAATGCTTTAATTTCTCCTGCATTTGCTTTTTTATTAAATTCAGCCTCAATTACTTCTCCTCTTTCTTTTACACATCTGAATCTTACAAGTACGTCTTCAGGAACAATGAAAGTTTTTTCAGGATCAAATCCCGCGGCTTCTTTTGATTTTTTAATTACATCCTCACCTAAAGGCGCACCGTGGGTTTTTTCACTTCCTTCAAGCCCTACCGCTCCTCTTGCTATTACTGTTTTGGCGATAATTAAAGTAGGTCTTCCGTCGCTGTTTTTGGCTTCGTTTAATTTTTTTTCAATATCTTCATAATCGTGCCCGTTCATTTCAAGAACTCTGAATCCTTGTGATTCGAATCTTTTTTGAACATCCTCATCAAAAGCTATACTTACTTCGCCTTCGATTGAAATATTGTTACTGTCGTATATAATTATTAAATCTTCAAGTTTGTGTTTCCCTGCTAAAGAACATGCTTCATAAGAAATTCCTTCTTCCAAATCCCCGTCACCGCAAAAACACCATACTTTGTGGTTTATTTCCGGAAATTTAAGACTCATAAACTTTTTAGCCTTTGCAAATCCAACCGCATTTGCCACACCCTGCCCAAGAGGTCCGGTAGTTACTTCAATTCCAGGAGTATGACCAAATTCCGGATGTCCCGGGGTTTTGCTTCCTAATTGTCTGAAGTTTTTCAGATCATCCAAAGTAATGTCATACCCCCAAAGGAAAAGCATTGAATAAATAAGAGGAGTCGCATGCCCACCTGAGAACACTACCCTGTCTCTGTTTACAAATTCCGGATTATGAGGAGTGATATTTACTACTTCACTAAACACCGTCATAATATCAGCAAGCCCCAAAGCCGCACCGGGATGCCCCGAATTTGCTTTTTGCACCATATCGGCAGCTAAAAATCTGATCGTATCCGCCATTTTTTTTCTTAAGTTCATTATTTCTCCTTATGTCTGTATAAATATTTTTCGAGTATCGGTTCTAATTCTTTTCTAAGTTTCTCGTCAAATCCGCTTATTTCATTTTTTAACCTCTGAGCAAGAACATCCGCTTCTTTTAAAGCGCCATCGAGCCCCAAAAGTGTTACAAACGTATTTTTGTTTTCATCTACGCCGGTAGTCTTACCTGCTTCTTCACTGCTCATTGTCACATCCAGTATATCATCCTGCACCTGAAAAAGAATTCCCAAATCAATTCCGAAATTATATAATTTTTCCTGCAGTTTTTTATCTAAATTTACGATAACCGCTCCCATTTGCAAACTTGCCGCAATTAACTTCGCAGTTTTATTAAGATGCAGGAATTTAAGTTCATCCAAGTTCAGTTTTTTATTTTCAAAATAACAATCTATTGCCTGCCCCAAAACCATACCGCCGGCTCCGGCGTTTTCACTGAGAATTTTAATAAGTTCAATTTTAACATCACTGCTAAACGGAGATTTTGAAAGAACCTCAAACGCATATGTATTAAGCGCATCCCCGGCTAATAATGCGGTAATTTCATCATACGTTACATGAAGCGTAGGATGGCCGCGTCTAAGATCGGCATTGTCCATAGTAGGCAAGTCGTCGTGTATTAATGAATATGTGTGTATAAGCTCAATCGCGTAAGCCGCATATTTTGCATTTTCTACTAAAAGCGGCTCATACGCTTTTACGACTGAGAGCAAGAGTTTCGGCCTGAATCTTTTACCTCCTGCCAACAACATTTCATTTAAAGCTTTTTCATAATACGGATGAAAACTCGGTGCCTTTATTAAATTTTTTTTTATAAAATCTTCCATTTCCTACCTTAATGGTATTGTAGCTGTTATACCTTGCTGTTCTAATGAAATTGTAACATTTTTGTAAGTTGAGAGTGCTTTTTTAAGCTCTTCAAAAGTTTTAATTTCGACGCCGTTTACTTTTATTATTTTAGCACCTGGTTTTATAAAATATATCTGCTGAAGTTTTTTAGGAAGTTTTGTAATTACAAGATGATCGTTTACCGATATTCCGAAATGTTCAAGTGGAGTATAAAGATATTTTTTCTTTCTTATTTTAATATTTACTTTTTTACCGTCTATGCACAAAACTACTTTTTTACCTTTTACGCCTTCTAAAATCGTTTTTGTAAAAATCTCGGGAGTGGCTTTTTTTAAATTGATTTTTTCTAATTTTTCACCCGTTTTTATGCCTTTTATATAAAACGGATCGAAACTGACAATTTTCATATTTTCATCAACCTCAATTCCTGCATCTCCCCAATATCCGTATTTTACAAAATGCTTAATCATATCGCTTTTTATAAATCCGTCACCTCTTCCGATTCCGATCGCTCTGCAGAACATATCGGTAACCACGCTGTTTTTAACAGTTTTAACGCTTAACAAAGCGGGAGAAAAAAACAAAGCATCTTTTGCATAATTGCCTACGTATATTTCATTGTGTTTAATGCTTGCCGCCCACCATCCGAGCTTCGCATTATCGAAAAACTTAATTTTTCTTTTATTATTTGACTTAATAATACACATACCCGTAAAAGGATCGTAGTTTATGCAGTTTTTTTTGTTAAAAGTGACACTTTTTGTTTTAGTTACAGGGACAGAATTTTTTACAAAAGAGTATTTAACCAAGCAGGGTCTGAAATCCGGATAAGTTGACGCTAAAAGAAAAAGAGGGATAAAAAA
This genomic interval from Nautilia profundicola AmH contains the following:
- a CDS encoding DUF7488 domain-containing protein; its protein translation is MKKLIFFIPLFLLASTYPDFRPCLVKYSFVKNSVPVTKTKSVTFNKKNCINYDPFTGMCIIKSNNKRKIKFFDNAKLGWWAASIKHNEIYVGNYAKDALFFSPALLSVKTVKNSVVTDMFCRAIGIGRGDGFIKSDMIKHFVKYGYWGDAGIEVDENMKIVSFDPFYIKGIKTGEKLEKINLKKATPEIFTKTILEGVKGKKVVLCIDGKKVNIKIRKKKYLYTPLEHFGISVNDHLVITKLPKKLQQIYFIKPGAKIIKVNGVEIKTFEELKKALSTYKNVTISLEQQGITATIPLR
- a CDS encoding polyprenyl synthetase family protein: MEDFIKKNLIKAPSFHPYYEKALNEMLLAGGKRFRPKLLLSVVKAYEPLLVENAKYAAYAIELIHTYSLIHDDLPTMDNADLRRGHPTLHVTYDEITALLAGDALNTYAFEVLSKSPFSSDVKIELIKILSENAGAGGMVLGQAIDCYFENKKLNLDELKFLHLNKTAKLIAASLQMGAVIVNLDKKLQEKLYNFGIDLGILFQVQDDILDVTMSSEEAGKTTGVDENKNTFVTLLGLDGALKEADVLAQRLKNEISGFDEKLRKELEPILEKYLYRHKEK
- the tkt gene encoding transketolase, which produces MNLRKKMADTIRFLAADMVQKANSGHPGAALGLADIMTVFSEVVNITPHNPEFVNRDRVVFSGGHATPLIYSMLFLWGYDITLDDLKNFRQLGSKTPGHPEFGHTPGIEVTTGPLGQGVANAVGFAKAKKFMSLKFPEINHKVWCFCGDGDLEEGISYEACSLAGKHKLEDLIIIYDSNNISIEGEVSIAFDEDVQKRFESQGFRVLEMNGHDYEDIEKKLNEAKNSDGRPTLIIAKTVIARGAVGLEGSEKTHGAPLGEDVIKKSKEAAGFDPEKTFIVPEDVLVRFRCVKERGEVIEAEFNKKANAGEIKAFFEKDFSKIKWPEFEEGASIATRKSNGEILNAIAKAVPSFLGGSADLAPSNNTILKDEDDFPHGRNLHYGIREHAMAAINNAFSAYGFLPYAATFLVFSDYLRGALRIAALSSHKNYWIFTHDSIVVGEDGPTHQPVEHITSLRAIPNLYVFRPADANENVNAWKAALDIDAPVVFALSRQGLRNISPKDADLSKGAYILREGNSDITLVASGSEVNLAVDVAKRLDARVVSVPCFDLFDEQDEEFKSSLFKGRVIAIEANRAFEWYKYADEVIGMNTFGASGKGGDVYKHFGFDVDAIVERIEK